One genomic window of Psychrobacillus sp. INOP01 includes the following:
- a CDS encoding YuzD family protein yields MTFQSLNIEVFGADVVCASCVNAPSSMDTYEWLQAAIDRKFPNHQVTFSYIDIEKPIENERHQNIANRIAEDEFFYPLVMINTDVIAEGYIQLKPIYAALEKYGYKE; encoded by the coding sequence ATGACGTTTCAATCATTAAATATAGAAGTTTTTGGAGCAGATGTTGTATGTGCTAGTTGCGTAAATGCACCATCTTCCATGGATACATACGAATGGCTACAAGCAGCCATTGACCGTAAATTTCCAAATCACCAAGTTACTTTCAGCTATATCGATATCGAAAAGCCAATTGAGAATGAGCGACATCAAAATATTGCCAATCGAATTGCAGAGGATGAATTTTTCTACCCACTCGTGATGATCAATACTGATGTCATTGCAGAAGGCTATATCCAATTAAAACCAATCTATGCTGCACTTGAGAAATATGGCTATAAGGAATAA